The following are encoded in a window of Candidatus Margulisiibacteriota bacterium genomic DNA:
- a CDS encoding Lrp/AsnC family transcriptional regulator: protein MDEILELLQNDARLTPEEIAAMLKKDAKIVRKKIKQLEDEGIIVKYGVIVNPEKVPAKKEMVRAIIELSVTPERETGFDALAERIYKFPQVESVYLISGGYDLQVILEGKTLKEVAFFVSEKLAPLDGVRGTKTHFVLKKYKENGAVLSGKEKSSRLEVAP, encoded by the coding sequence ATGGACGAAATACTGGAGCTGCTCCAAAACGACGCGCGGCTGACGCCGGAAGAGATCGCCGCGATGCTCAAAAAAGACGCCAAGATTGTCCGTAAAAAGATCAAGCAACTGGAAGATGAAGGTATCATCGTCAAATACGGTGTGATCGTCAATCCCGAAAAAGTGCCGGCCAAAAAAGAAATGGTGCGCGCGATCATTGAGCTGAGCGTGACCCCGGAGCGCGAGACCGGCTTTGACGCGCTGGCCGAACGGATCTATAAATTTCCGCAGGTGGAGTCCGTGTATCTGATTTCCGGCGGCTACGATCTGCAGGTCATCCTCGAAGGCAAAACTTTAAAAGAGGTCGCGTTTTTCGTTTCCGAAAAACTGGCGCCTTTAGACGGCGTGCGCGGCACGAAAACGCATTTTGTTTTGAAAAAGTACAAAGAAAACGGCGCGGTGCTTTCCGGCAAAGAAAAATCTTCCCGTCTGGAAGTCGCGCCGTAA